A portion of the Arcobacter sp. F155 genome contains these proteins:
- a CDS encoding sodium ion-translocating decarboxylase subunit beta, producing the protein AARVVSKVGQEYDKSNVLLMHAMGPNVAGVIGSAVAAGVLLSIF; encoded by the coding sequence TGGCTGCTAGGGTTGTATCAAAAGTTGGACAAGAATATGACAAATCGAATGTATTATTAATGCATGCGATGGGTCCAAATGTTGCTGGTGTTATCGGTTCTGCCGTAGCTGCTGGTGTACTTTTATCAATTTTTTAA
- the pckA gene encoding phosphoenolpyruvate carboxykinase (ATP): MSEIKDSLGLENVGKVYRNLDVDSLMKHAVENEGAKISSTGALMVDTGIFTGRSPKDKFFVNQDPSNKYIAWGDINRKVSKEVYEDLEVVAKKQLGGKDLYVTDVYCGSSLDSRKSVRFITEVAWQAHFIQNMFIVPPKEDLENFEPEFTVYNACKTVDMAYVSHGLHSEVFVVFNVEDNTALIGGTWYAGEMKKGVFSMMNYWLPLEGKLPMHCSANIGEDGDTALFFGLSGTGKTTLSTDPKRRLIGDDEHGWDDNGVFNFEGGCYAKVINLDGESEPDIFNAIKKGAILENVVADENGVVDYTDGSKTENTRVSYPIDHIPNHTPDMRGGHPENIIFLCADAFGVLPPVSKLDKRQAMYYFLSGYTAKVAGTERGITEPVATFSSCFGEAFLPLNPTVYAELLGKKIDEHGVNVYLVNTGWTGGPYGIGSRMSIKNTRACIDAILDGSINNSEFETLPIFNLEIPKTLNGVDTEVLNPRNTWEDKESYDETAVKLAGMYIDNFKKYLTLESDYDFTSAGPRLI, translated from the coding sequence ATGTCTGAAATTAAAGACTCACTTGGTTTAGAAAACGTAGGTAAAGTTTATAGAAACTTAGATGTAGATAGTTTAATGAAACACGCAGTAGAAAATGAGGGAGCTAAAATCTCTTCTACTGGTGCGTTAATGGTAGATACTGGAATTTTTACAGGAAGAAGTCCTAAAGATAAATTCTTTGTTAACCAAGATCCATCAAATAAATATATTGCATGGGGTGATATTAATAGAAAAGTTTCTAAAGAAGTATATGAAGATTTAGAAGTTGTTGCTAAAAAACAATTAGGTGGTAAAGATTTATATGTAACTGACGTTTATTGTGGTTCTTCTTTAGATAGTAGAAAATCAGTTAGATTTATTACTGAAGTAGCTTGGCAAGCACATTTTATTCAAAATATGTTTATTGTTCCTCCAAAAGAGGATTTAGAAAACTTTGAGCCAGAGTTCACTGTTTATAATGCTTGTAAAACTGTAGATATGGCATATGTAAGTCATGGTTTACATTCAGAAGTATTTGTTGTATTTAATGTAGAAGATAACACTGCACTTATTGGTGGTACTTGGTATGCTGGTGAGATGAAAAAAGGTGTATTCTCAATGATGAATTATTGGTTACCTTTAGAAGGTAAACTTCCAATGCACTGTTCTGCTAATATCGGAGAAGATGGTGATACTGCCCTATTCTTTGGTTTATCAGGAACTGGAAAGACTACACTTTCAACTGATCCAAAAAGAAGATTAATTGGTGATGATGAGCATGGTTGGGATGATAATGGAGTATTCAACTTTGAAGGTGGTTGTTATGCTAAAGTTATTAACTTAGATGGTGAGTCTGAACCAGATATCTTTAATGCAATTAAAAAAGGTGCTATTTTAGAAAATGTAGTAGCCGATGAAAATGGTGTTGTTGACTATACTGATGGTAGTAAAACAGAAAACACTAGAGTATCTTATCCAATTGATCATATTCCAAACCATACTCCTGATATGAGAGGTGGTCATCCAGAGAATATTATCTTCTTATGTGCAGATGCATTTGGAGTACTTCCTCCTGTATCAAAACTTGATAAAAGACAAGCAATGTACTACTTCCTAAGTGGATATACTGCAAAAGTTGCAGGTACTGAAAGAGGAATTACTGAGCCAGTAGCAACATTCTCTTCTTGTTTCGGTGAAGCATTCTTACCACTTAACCCAACTGTTTATGCAGAATTACTTGGTAAAAAAATAGATGAGCATGGTGTAAATGTATACTTAGTAAATACAGGATGGACTGGTGGTCCTTATGGTATTGGTTCAAGAATGAGTATTAAAAATACAAGAGCTTGTATTGATGCTATTTTAGATGGTTCAATTAATAATTCAGAGTTTGAAACTCTTCCAATCTTTAATTTAGAAATTCCTAAAACACTAAACGGTGTTGATACTGAGGTTCTAAACCCAAGAAACACATGGGAAGACAAAGAGTCTTATGATGAAACAGCTGTTAAACTTGCAGGTATGTATATTGATAACTTTAAAAAGTATTTAACTTTAGAGAGTGATTATGACTTTACGTCAGCAGGACCAAGATTAATCTAA
- the glyS gene encoding glycine--tRNA ligase subunit beta — translation MNKPLLIEIGVEELPAIPFLKELPNIEKKWAKILEKNRLLCDFDFFYTPRRLVLWHREFQVKQEDSVEEMFGAPVKIAFKDGEATPAALGFAKKCGVSVDELERKDQGRGEVLYYKKEVSGIEAKDLLNDMVNEFISSLDFGKSMRWASRTDSFIRPIRSLAILLGEEVVEAELFGVKSSNFSFAHRMVSYEPFTYDFAGDYFCKLDKNGVILYPDERRKRILEQMKEIEASNGVKIDIDEELLEEVVAITEYPTALIGKFDEEFLELPEEVIVTSMKEHQRYFAVYKDGELTNNFIVVSNSKTEDFSHIIAGNEKVLRPRLADGMFFWKNDIANGLSNEGLKKLTFVEGLGSMYEKCEREAKIATFLAEKLGEDKELVQKAVMLSKADLMSEMVFEFTELQGLMGYYYAKIAGEKEEIYTALKEQYLPDGEDSDLPSTTFSSIVALSYKLDNLMGLFSVGKIPSGSKDPFGLRRAAAGIVKIAIEHKLAIDLEEIIDALASNYKGLEKAKLVEFFNERLFKIFDVNPSVLKAVLGSEESDIFKISQKLCALNPIVLSDNFKEYSATFKRVANIIKDLDINSELAVNVELFEDKEEKELYEAFNSVTSKEYLSYEEELDALFALKPQLDNFFDNVFVNHEDENIKANRKNIIGKVYQAFKEIADIKEITI, via the coding sequence ATGAATAAACCATTATTAATAGAGATTGGTGTAGAAGAATTACCAGCAATCCCATTTTTAAAAGAATTACCAAATATTGAAAAGAAATGGGCAAAAATATTAGAAAAAAATAGATTATTATGTGATTTTGACTTTTTTTATACACCAAGAAGATTAGTATTATGGCATAGAGAATTTCAAGTTAAGCAAGAAGATTCAGTTGAAGAGATGTTTGGTGCTCCTGTAAAAATTGCATTTAAAGATGGAGAAGCTACTCCTGCTGCACTTGGTTTTGCAAAAAAATGTGGTGTTAGTGTTGATGAACTTGAAAGAAAAGACCAAGGTAGAGGTGAAGTTCTATATTATAAAAAAGAGGTTTCAGGAATTGAAGCAAAAGATTTACTAAATGATATGGTAAATGAGTTTATTTCATCTTTAGATTTTGGAAAATCAATGAGATGGGCTAGCAGAACTGATAGCTTTATTAGACCAATTAGATCTTTAGCTATTCTTTTAGGTGAAGAAGTAGTTGAGGCTGAACTTTTTGGAGTTAAATCTTCTAACTTCTCATTTGCACACAGAATGGTTTCATATGAGCCTTTCACTTATGATTTTGCAGGTGATTACTTCTGCAAACTAGATAAGAATGGTGTTATTCTTTACCCAGATGAAAGAAGAAAAAGAATCTTAGAACAAATGAAAGAGATTGAAGCTTCAAATGGTGTAAAAATTGATATTGATGAAGAGTTATTAGAAGAAGTTGTTGCAATTACTGAATATCCAACGGCTTTAATTGGTAAATTTGATGAAGAGTTTTTAGAGTTACCAGAAGAGGTTATTGTAACTTCAATGAAAGAACACCAAAGATATTTTGCTGTTTATAAAGATGGTGAGCTAACAAACAACTTTATCGTTGTATCAAACTCTAAAACTGAAGACTTCTCTCATATTATCGCTGGAAATGAGAAAGTACTTAGACCTAGACTTGCAGATGGTATGTTCTTCTGGAAAAATGATATTGCAAATGGACTTTCAAATGAAGGACTTAAGAAGTTAACTTTCGTAGAAGGTTTAGGGTCTATGTATGAAAAATGCGAAAGAGAAGCTAAAATAGCTACATTCTTAGCAGAAAAACTTGGTGAAGATAAAGAATTAGTACAAAAAGCAGTAATGCTTTCAAAAGCTGATTTAATGTCTGAAATGGTATTTGAGTTTACAGAACTTCAAGGACTTATGGGATATTACTATGCAAAAATTGCTGGTGAGAAAGAAGAAATATATACAGCACTAAAAGAGCAGTATTTACCAGATGGAGAGGATTCTGACTTACCATCAACTACATTCTCTTCTATTGTAGCACTTTCATATAAACTTGATAACTTAATGGGACTATTCTCTGTTGGAAAAATTCCTTCAGGTTCAAAAGATCCATTTGGACTTAGACGGGCAGCTGCTGGTATTGTAAAAATTGCAATTGAACATAAACTGGCAATTGATTTAGAAGAGATCATTGATGCACTAGCTTCTAACTATAAAGGTTTAGAAAAAGCAAAACTTGTAGAGTTCTTCAATGAAAGACTATTTAAGATCTTTGATGTAAACCCATCTGTATTAAAAGCAGTATTAGGTTCTGAAGAGAGTGATATTTTTAAAATCTCTCAAAAACTTTGTGCTTTAAATCCTATAGTATTAAGTGATAACTTTAAAGAGTATTCTGCAACATTTAAAAGAGTTGCAAATATCATTAAAGATTTAGATATTAACTCAGAATTAGCAGTTAACGTAGAGCTTTTTGAAGATAAAGAAGAAAAAGAGCTTTATGAGGCATTTAATAGTGTAACTTCAAAAGAATACTTAAGCTATGAAGAAGAGTTAGATGCTTTATTTGCTTTAAAGCCACAACTTGATAATTTCTTTGATAATGTTTTTGTTAATCATGAAGATGAAAACATTAAAGCAAATAGAAAAAATATTATTGGTAAAGTTTATCAAGCATTCAAAGAAATTGCTGATATTAAAGAGATTACAATTTAA
- a CDS encoding alpha/beta fold hydrolase: MKQQLLLLPGLMCNEKLWSKMNLTNYKTFDIPREDTIDEMVEQLHISFAKHKEPINLVGFSLGGYLALKYVIKYPTRINKALIISSGIDSLKETEILKRKKMLETLKRNNINSLSFMAISQLLEDKTNEENLDIINQMFDELGLEVYNQQLFATMRRKPLFDELINVTSPIQFLSATNDSLVNLEPINKLCEMKDNFQLKTLDTDSHMLPLEYEHFLYKEIQNFF; this comes from the coding sequence ATGAAACAACAATTACTACTATTACCTGGACTAATGTGCAATGAAAAGCTTTGGTCTAAAATGAATTTAACAAACTACAAAACATTTGATATCCCAAGAGAAGACACTATAGATGAAATGGTAGAACAACTACATATATCTTTTGCTAAACATAAAGAACCTATAAACCTTGTTGGCTTTTCTTTAGGTGGATATTTAGCTTTAAAGTATGTTATTAAGTACCCTACTAGAATAAATAAAGCATTAATTATCTCTTCAGGAATTGATTCTTTAAAAGAGACAGAGATTCTAAAGCGAAAAAAGATGTTAGAAACATTAAAAAGAAACAACATTAACTCTTTAAGCTTTATGGCTATTTCACAACTATTAGAAGATAAGACAAATGAAGAAAACCTTGATATAATAAATCAAATGTTTGATGAGCTAGGTTTAGAAGTCTATAATCAACAATTATTTGCAACAATGAGAAGAAAACCTCTTTTTGATGAACTTATCAATGTTACTAGCCCTATTCAGTTCTTAAGCGCTACAAATGATTCTTTAGTTAATTTAGAGCCTATTAATAAACTATGTGAAATGAAAGATAATTTCCAATTAAAAACTTTAGATACTGATTCACATATGCTTCCACTAGAATATGAACACTTTTTATACAAGGAAATCCAAAACTTTTTTTAA
- a CDS encoding ATP-binding protein yields MKNLFNLKKLTLVYFIVFLSLVFWAFFAYSTMNQMISSQKIYAKIINITGKQRMLSQRTALIAKLSFENGTSDYIDKTAHLLNQMKEDHKFIISNITSNEIKDIYFKKPNYLDFHVQAYFKSVDKFLSNKSKENLLRVEEFSNDILPRLDNAVTQFEVESDKKIEKLMKQELFILLGTLLTILLEAVLIVIPSIRYNKQKEHELKELNNSLSKQVDAAIKKSKKQDLIIAEHSKNLTMKEILNNIAHQWRQPLSIITTCTSGLRLKKDFNNLSDEDLQESIDIILKNSNYLSNTIENFRDFFDESLNTYYTFNEVINKAKELLAHRLENKNISIIENIEKDISYFGNETRLVQVFIQILNNSIDVLLEKDFDRYIFIDVKTKNNLIFIKIQDSGMGINEKIQDKIFEPYFTTKHQSIGKGIDLYNCKQMIESLFKGKITASNKEKYFQDKKYKGACFTITIPLKEEN; encoded by the coding sequence ATGAAAAATTTATTTAACTTAAAAAAACTAACATTAGTTTATTTTATAGTCTTTTTATCTTTAGTTTTTTGGGCTTTTTTTGCCTATTCAACTATGAATCAAATGATATCTAGTCAAAAGATATATGCTAAAATAATAAATATCACTGGTAAACAAAGAATGTTATCTCAAAGAACTGCATTAATTGCAAAACTAAGCTTTGAGAATGGAACTAGTGATTATATTGATAAAACTGCACATTTATTAAATCAAATGAAAGAAGATCACAAATTTATTATTTCAAACATAACTTCTAATGAAATTAAAGATATATATTTTAAAAAACCAAACTATTTAGATTTTCATGTACAAGCCTATTTTAAAAGTGTCGATAAATTTCTTTCTAATAAAAGTAAAGAAAACCTATTACGAGTAGAAGAGTTTTCTAATGATATTTTACCAAGGTTAGACAATGCTGTTACACAGTTTGAAGTAGAAAGTGATAAGAAAATAGAAAAACTTATGAAACAGGAACTATTTATTCTACTTGGAACACTTTTAACAATACTTCTAGAAGCTGTGTTAATTGTAATACCTTCAATTCGATATAACAAACAGAAAGAACATGAATTAAAAGAGTTAAATAATAGTTTATCAAAACAAGTAGATGCTGCTATTAAAAAGAGTAAAAAGCAAGACCTTATTATTGCAGAACATTCTAAAAACCTTACTATGAAAGAAATTTTAAATAATATAGCCCATCAATGGAGACAACCTTTGTCTATTATAACTACATGTACAAGTGGCTTAAGGCTCAAAAAAGATTTTAATAACCTAAGCGATGAAGACCTACAAGAAAGCATTGATATAATACTAAAAAACTCAAACTATCTATCTAATACAATTGAAAACTTTAGAGACTTTTTTGATGAATCATTAAATACTTATTATACTTTTAACGAAGTTATTAATAAAGCAAAAGAGCTACTAGCTCATAGGCTTGAAAATAAAAACATATCTATAATTGAAAATATAGAAAAAGATATCTCATACTTTGGAAATGAGACAAGATTAGTACAGGTATTTATACAAATTTTAAATAACTCTATTGATGTTTTACTTGAAAAAGATTTTGATAGATATATATTCATTGATGTAAAAACTAAAAACAATCTTATCTTTATAAAGATACAGGACAGTGGCATGGGTATCAATGAAAAAATTCAAGATAAAATATTTGAGCCCTACTTTACAACAAAACATCAATCTATTGGAAAAGGAATAGATTTATACAATTGTAAACAAATGATTGAGTCTTTATTTAAAGGTAAAATAACTGCAAGTAATAAAGAGAAATATTTTCAAGATAAGAAATATAAAGGGGCTTGTTTTACAATAACAATCCCCTTAAAGGAAGAAAACTAG
- a CDS encoding bifunctional 3,4-dihydroxy-2-butanone 4-phosphate synthase/GTP cyclohydrolase II yields the protein MNAIQRVKEAIEEIQKGNMVIMLDDEDRENEGDLVYAAALSTPEKVNFMASHAKGLICVSVTKETAQRLDLNPMVNSNTSSYETAFTVSVDAADAATGISAGERDDTIKILANPISKEVELVKPGHIFPLIAKDGGVLVRTGHTEGSVDLCKLAGLNGEAVICEIMKDDGTMARRDDLDIFAQKHDMKQIYISDLVEYRLSHEKLVDEVKKDDIEFFGSKAVKREFKDHLGDIHTVIQFGEPQEVTHVKFHTVIPDIDLFLNDEKLNSMLKTINFLQAKGGLLIFLGQDKVHKESQKDYGIGAQILNSLNVKKIKLMTSGGKHSFVGLNGFGLEIIEEIQIEC from the coding sequence ATGAATGCAATACAAAGAGTAAAAGAAGCAATAGAAGAGATACAAAAAGGTAACATGGTAATCATGTTAGATGATGAAGATAGAGAGAACGAAGGGGATTTAGTTTATGCTGCAGCATTAAGTACTCCTGAGAAGGTTAACTTTATGGCTAGTCATGCAAAAGGATTAATTTGTGTATCTGTAACAAAAGAGACAGCACAGAGATTAGATTTAAATCCTATGGTTAATTCAAATACTTCTTCATATGAAACAGCATTTACAGTTTCAGTTGATGCAGCAGATGCAGCAACAGGAATTAGTGCAGGGGAGAGAGATGATACTATTAAGATTTTAGCTAATCCTATTTCAAAAGAAGTAGAATTAGTAAAACCAGGTCATATCTTTCCATTAATTGCAAAAGATGGTGGAGTATTAGTTAGAACAGGACATACGGAAGGTAGTGTTGACTTATGTAAGTTAGCAGGATTAAATGGTGAAGCTGTTATTTGTGAAATCATGAAAGATGATGGAACTATGGCAAGAAGAGATGATTTAGATATCTTTGCTCAAAAACATGATATGAAACAAATTTATATCTCTGATTTAGTAGAGTATAGATTAAGCCATGAAAAACTAGTTGATGAAGTAAAAAAAGATGATATAGAGTTTTTTGGTTCAAAAGCTGTTAAAAGAGAGTTTAAAGATCATTTAGGGGATATTCATACTGTTATTCAATTTGGAGAGCCTCAAGAAGTAACTCATGTTAAATTCCATACAGTAATTCCTGATATTGATTTATTCTTAAATGATGAGAAATTAAACTCAATGCTAAAAACAATAAACTTTTTACAAGCAAAAGGTGGATTATTAATCTTCTTAGGACAAGACAAAGTACATAAAGAGTCTCAAAAAGATTATGGTATAGGAGCTCAAATCTTAAACTCATTAAATGTAAAGAAAATCAAATTAATGACAAGTGGGGGAAAACACTCGTTTGTAGGATTAAATGGATTTGGTTTAGAAATTATTGAAGAGATTCAAATAGAGTGTTAA